The following coding sequences are from one Patescibacteria group bacterium window:
- the argS gene encoding arginine--tRNA ligase, translated as KMFWVIGPDQNLALKQLFAICEQLGIGKIDEFTHLSYGYMSIKGAGKMSSRLGNVVYIDDLIDMAKDRILEKTSNGNLAEKVAIGAIKYSALKVGRTTDTAFDFKTSLSFEGDSGPYLQYTYARCNSILRNAKLDKGVTMSYAINKDEEKILKHIYKFPEVVEMAGREYSPNLLCTFLFELAKRYNTFYARHSVLKANTEKQKDFRLLLTKAVAQTLKNGLLLLGIEPLEQM; from the coding sequence AAAATGTTTTGGGTAATAGGACCCGACCAAAACCTTGCCCTAAAACAACTTTTTGCAATCTGCGAGCAATTAGGAATCGGAAAAATAGATGAGTTTACGCATTTATCCTATGGATATATGAGCATAAAAGGCGCTGGAAAAATGAGCTCTAGGCTTGGAAATGTTGTTTATATAGACGACCTTATTGATATGGCAAAAGATAGAATCCTTGAGAAAACTTCCAATGGGAACCTTGCAGAAAAAGTCGCGATTGGCGCTATAAAATATAGCGCCCTAAAAGTAGGCAGAACAACCGACACCGCCTTTGACTTTAAAACATCCCTTTCCTTTGAGGGAGATTCGGGACCATATCTTCAATACACCTACGCAAGATGTAACAGCATTTTGAGAAACGCAAAATTGGACAAGGGGGTAACTATGTCCTATGCAATAAACAAGGATGAAGAAAAGATATTAAAACATATTTATAAGTTTCCAGAAGTTGTAGAAATGGCAGGACGGGAATACAGTCCAAATCTCTTATGTACCTTTTTGTTTGAACTTGCTAAAAGATACAACACTTTTTACGCAAGACACTCCGTGCTAAAAGCGAATACGGAGAAACAAAAAGACTTTCGTCTTTTATTAACAAAAGCGGTAGCGCAGACGCTAAAAAACGGGTTGTTGTTACTTGGCATAGAACCTTTAGAACAGATGTGA
- a CDS encoding PEGA domain-containing protein, protein MPIKKVIIPAILIICSLSIVGAVYFKILENPLVKPNAALSVTASYEQASVIVDGALAGKTPYESKTLKPGEHTISLKSDSGSYETKITLIPQAATVVSREVGTGGAFSSGYAVWMEKISNNETSLSIVSSPTGAEVSVDEEEKGITPLNLTNLSEDNHTITISKPGYEPQSMYLKFKKGFKLNLVADIFLYPIPENLENISYSDTIKVYNLALSESAVTVDAAIWAKAVAYFVKTRGKPVTFNYFVDSDGVIYDTTGLKVTLNPTAPITDSITIGYLAQNKGDLSDKAKEALSIFGSATPQKTAKIIPTGLGWLRVRSEPTLNSSEIAKVNVGEEFPILEEKDTWIKIKIDDTTQGWISATYVQKSAQ, encoded by the coding sequence ATGCCCATAAAAAAGGTTATTATACCCGCGATTTTAATAATATGTTCTCTATCCATTGTAGGAGCAGTGTATTTTAAAATTTTAGAGAATCCTTTGGTAAAACCCAACGCCGCTTTATCTGTAACCGCCTCTTACGAACAGGCAAGCGTAATCGTTGATGGGGCTTTAGCGGGAAAAACTCCTTACGAAAGCAAAACCCTAAAACCCGGTGAGCATACTATATCGCTAAAATCCGATTCGGGCAGTTATGAAACCAAAATAACGCTAATACCCCAAGCCGCAACAGTAGTTTCTCGCGAAGTGGGAACTGGCGGAGCGTTCTCCTCAGGATACGCTGTTTGGATGGAAAAAATTTCCAATAACGAAACCTCCCTTTCCATAGTCTCCAGCCCAACAGGAGCTGAAGTTTCTGTGGACGAAGAAGAAAAAGGCATAACCCCATTAAACTTAACCAATTTATCCGAAGATAATCACACCATCACCATTTCTAAACCGGGTTATGAGCCACAATCTATGTACCTAAAATTTAAAAAAGGGTTTAAGCTAAATTTGGTAGCAGATATTTTTTTGTATCCCATACCGGAAAATCTAGAAAATATAAGCTATTCAGATACAATTAAAGTGTATAATTTAGCATTGTCCGAGTCGGCTGTAACAGTAGATGCGGCTATATGGGCAAAGGCGGTAGCATATTTTGTTAAAACGCGGGGAAAACCCGTAACCTTTAATTACTTTGTGGATTCCGATGGAGTTATTTATGACACAACAGGCTTAAAAGTAACTTTAAATCCAACAGCCCCTATCACGGATAGCATAACAATAGGGTACCTTGCGCAAAATAAAGGGGATTTGAGCGATAAGGCAAAAGAAGCGCTTTCAATATTCGGAAGCGCCACACCACAAAAAACCGCAAAAATAATTCCAACTGGCTTGGGGTGGCTACGAGTAAGGTCAGAACCTACGCTAAACAGTTCAGAAATTGCGAAAGTAAATGTAGGGGAAGAATTTCCGATTTTGGAAGAAAAAGATACTTGGATTAAAATTAAAATAGACGATACCACACAAGGTTGGATAAGCGCAACTTATGTACAAAAATCCGCCCAGTAA